One Myripristis murdjan chromosome 17, fMyrMur1.1, whole genome shotgun sequence DNA segment encodes these proteins:
- the cfap410 gene encoding cilia and flagella associated protein 410, translating to MKLTRKLVLAKAKASDLDSVKKLNCWGCNLTDICIFSQIPNIEVLTLSVNSICSLSPLAGCLSLCELYLRRNMIPSLSELSHLRPLTRLKVLWLAENPCCGSDSNQYRMTVLRCLPRLQKLDNQVVTEEEVTLALVEGEEVTTPPTPVQTQVSSNGLTDAETENDPLNYNMEETNKIREQLGMKPLSRDKFPSLSSPSARETKTVVKKSHTLEAVLLLLRDLDEEELHVVHTAAQNRLQTYTLHSETLTDSLQTQKTADVQL from the exons ATGAAGCTAACACGGAAACTGGTGCTGGCTAAAGCGAAGGCCTCTGACCTGGACAGCGTGAAGAAACTTAACTGCTG ggGATGCAACCTAACTGAT ATTTGTATCTTCTCTCAAATACCCAACATTGAGGTGCTGACACTCAG TGTGAACAGCATCTGCTCCCTGTCTCCCCTGGCcggctgtctgtctctgtgtgagctCTACCTGAGGAGGAACATGATCCCCTCCCTCTCAGAGCTCTCTCACCTGCGCCCGCTCACCCGCCTCAAGGTGCTCTGGTTGGCCGAGAACCCCTGTTGTGGAAGTGACTCCAACCAGTACCGGATGACCGTGCTCCGCTGCCTGCCCCGCCTACAGAAACTGGACAACCAAG tcgtcacagaggaggaggtcacCCTCGCTCTCGTGGAGGGGGAAGAGGTcaccacccctcccacccccgtCCAGACCCAGGTGTCCTCCAACGGGCTGACCGACGCAGAGACCGAGAACGACCCGCTCAACTACAACATGGAGGAGACCAA TAAAATCAGGGAGCAGCTGGGCATGAAGCCTCTTTCCAGAGACAagttcccctctctgtcctctccgtCAGCCAGAGAAACCAAAACAGTGGTCAAAAAG TCTCACACTCTCGAGGCggtgctgctgttgctgaggGATCTGGATGAGGAGGAGCTTCACGTTGTGCACACGGCCGCCCAGAACAGactgcagacatacacacttCACTCCGAGACGCTGACAGACTCGCTGCAGACACAGAAAACTGCTGACGTCCAGCTCTAA
- the rpl37a gene encoding large ribosomal subunit protein eL43, translating into MAKRTKKVGIVGKYGTRYGASLRKMVKKIEISQHAKYTCSFCGKTKMKRRAVGIWHCGSCMKTVAGGAWTYNTTSAVTVKSAIRRLRELKDQ; encoded by the exons ATG GCCAAGCGCACCAAGAAGGTGGGGATCGTCGGTAAATACGGCACGCGTTATGGCGCGTCGCTCAGGAAGATGGTGAAGAAGATTGAGATCAGCCAGCATGCTAAATACACCTGCTCCTTCTGCGGCAAG aCAAAGATGAAGCGGAGGGCTGTGGGTATCTGGCACTGCGGGTCCTGCATGAAGACCGTGGCTGGAGGAGCCTGGACTTACAA CACAACTTCCGCTGTCACAGTCAAGTCCGCTATCAGGAGACTGAGGGAGCTGAAGGACCAGTAA
- the pecr gene encoding peroxisomal trans-2-enoyl-CoA reductase yields MAASSVFRSGLFTHKVAIVTGGGTGIGKAISAELLELGCNVVIASRKPERLEAAAQELQQKIPPSSPASVTPISCNIRSEDEVRALVLSVLRRYGRVDFLVNNGGGQFSSPVEHMSSKGWKAVIDTNLTGTFHCCKEVYTAWMKEHGGAIVNIIADMWKGFPGMAHTGAARAAVDNLTKSLAIEWAHSGVRVNAVAPGTIFSKTAMENYKEFGPTLFKMSVPFSPAKRLGVPEEISPVVCFLLSPAASYISGATLRVDAGQSLYHALWEIPNHSSWPEAPEGENMDALKELLNPNSKL; encoded by the exons ATGGCGGCTTCCAGTGTTTTCAGATCGGGTCTCTTTACCCACAAAGTTGCGATAGTGACGGGAGGGGGGACCGGCATCGGCAAAGCGAtctctgcagagctgctggagcTCG GCTGCAATGTGGTGATCGCCAGCAGAAAACCCGAGAGGCTGGAGGCAGCGGCTCAGGAGCTCCAGCAGAAAATCCCCCCGTCCAGCCCTGCATCCGTCACTCCCATCTCGTGCAACATCCGCAGCGAGGACGAG GTGAGGGCACTGGTGTTGTCGGTGCTGAGGCGGTACGGGAGGGTCGACTTCCTGGTGAACAACGGAGGAGGGCAGTTCAGCAGCCCGGTGGAGCACATGTCCTCCAAAGGCTGGAAGGCTGTGATCGACACCAACCTGACTGGGACCTTCCACTGCTGCAAGGAAG TGTACACCGCATGGATGAAAGAGCACGGAGGCGCCATCGTCAACATCATCGCCGACATGTGGAAAGGCTTCCCAGGCATGGC GCACACCGGAGCAGCGAGAGCAGCAGTGGACAACTTGACCAAGAGTCTGGCCATCGAGTGGGCCCACTCAGGGGTCCGAGTCAATGCCGTCGCACCT GGCACTATTTTCTCCAAGACTGCGATGGAGAACTACAAGGAGTTTGGGCCGACGCTTTTTAAGATGTCTGTTCCCTTCAGCCCTGCAAAGAGACTGGGAGTACCAGAGGAG aTCTCCCCAGTGGTGTGtttcctgctctctcctgctgcctcaTACATCTCAGGAGCCACCCTGAGGGTCGATGCAGGACAAAGTCTTTACCACGCCTTGTGGGAGATACCGA accACAGCTCCTGGCCTGAGGCTCCAGAGGGGGAGAATATGGACGCTCTGAAGGAGCTGCTCAACCCCAACAGCAAACTCTAA